The nucleotide window GTCCTTTTTGGCAAAGGTGTAAGACGATCGGGTAGGAGGGACAATATTGGAAaattgagggggaaaggcacgtgATGGACATGGTCTTTTGATGATGCGGTTAGTTTTTGTGATAAAATTTAACGGAAGGATGATTCTTGCAACTTTTTAAATAGTATAAGGATGGTTTTTGTTTACTAGGATAAGATAGGGATGTACCCTTGCTTTGAGCTATAATTTAAGGATGATTTTTGCCAAAAACTCGAGTAAATACCCATGAGTTAATCACATTTTATCATGATTAATTCGTTTGGCTAATGATAGAGTATTTCGGCATTTATCATAAAATcaacttttccttttggaatgCTACCTATGTACATTGACTTTATGCAAAGATAAAGATGAAAAAAATCCACATATAGTCAACGTATATTATTGTTTATATTATATAAAGTAAACAGTGAATTTAAGCGGCTATTTGTTTAAAAATCGATCCGCTTTCTTTTCTTACCTCGGATGAATGGTCTGGATGTTGATGCTTGGCTTCCACCTTACTGGTAATTTTATTAccagaaaaattcaaaatatcatGGCTTAAATTTGTGATAACACAAGAGTTAGCTGGTGATGAAGCTGCTGGCAAATCTTGGTAATTACCGTACAATACTTGGCCCACTACTTGTGGTTTTACATCAACAACAGGAACCCTAAAACAAGAAGATGATGGATTGATGGAATTCAAACTTTGGACTTCTTCCCACTTCTCCCGCAGCTTCTTATACTGATGATAATGACTCATACCTGACTTTTCTTGTTCACCAGATAATCCAGTCCTGCAATTTAAATTAATAGggacaaaataagaagaaaaaaaattaaagtttcaCCAAGTCAAAACACCATGACTCATGACTTGGATAAACACACATAATCCACATAAAATGAAATATAACAGAAATAGTTAGGGAGATTGCGATGATGATTTTTCAATCTTTACTACTAGGTAAATTAGGGTCGTTGTACATGAAGATAATTTATTTGGTCGTGTGGTCGGACTCTATTATGGAATTTTTACAATATTGTTCATAGGGTCCTCTTATCTCGTCCTTCTCTAAGCTCTGGTCATAGAAGGAAACGAAAAGAAATTAAGTATCATTAACAACTGGTTTTCATGATGTCTATATCGATCTATAAGACGCGAAACTCAAAACTCATACCATGGAAGTTTTTTGGAAATCCAAAAGTAATTGGCAAAGAAAGATTCTTTAAATCGCACTACAAAACTTTGAGCCTGTGAAGTTTAATAACAAATAACATGGTAAATACAAAGACTACAAATGTTTAAGGTAACAAATTTAAACCCTCTACACAAATTAGACGGACTGGCTGTCTCTCTACCGTCATAAgatagggtaaggtctgcgtacacctcaccctccccagacctcactggTGAAAGTTCACTGTGTTTGTTGTTGTACACAACTTAAACTGGCTATAACGACCAATAAAAACGAaaagagataaagagtatttACAGAAGTAGCTGACTCCATGAGCGAGGGAAATCTTGGCTTGGAATATTAAtatcagccaaaaaattagaagaTCCATAAAAATGCTGAGacgacgacgaagaagaagaaaacagcTGAGATTCATGATTGGGATGCATGCTTCCGTTCATCATCATACTCCACCAGTTATTTGTAGGGTTTCCAGCCATCAGTTACCTACTAAAGATTATTCTAGAGAAATAAGACCATCTTAATATATATTCAAGGGGA belongs to Nicotiana tabacum cultivar K326 chromosome 6, ASM71507v2, whole genome shotgun sequence and includes:
- the LOC107762823 gene encoding uncharacterized protein LOC107762823 isoform X2; this encodes MAGNPTNNWWSMMMNGSMHPNHESQLFSSSSSSSQHFYGSSNFLADINIPSQDFPRSWSQLLLTGLSGEQEKSGMSHYHQYKKLREKWEEVQSLNSINPSSSCFRVPVVDVKPQVVGQVLYGNYQDLPAASSPANSCVITNLSHDILNFSGNKITSKVEAKHQHPDHSSESNSTSSGGITNKKARVQHSSAQPSLKVRREKLGDRITALHQLVSPLERRSRVQAVETAFFRNARH
- the LOC107762823 gene encoding uncharacterized protein LOC107762823 isoform X3; this translates as MAGNPTNNWWSMMMNGSMHPNHESQLFSSSSSSSQHFYGSSNFLADINIPSQDFPRSWSQLLLTGLSGEQEKSGMSHYHQYKKLREKWEEVQSLNSINPSSSCFRVPVVDVKPQVVGQVLYGNYQDLPAASSPANSCVITNLSHDILNFSGNKITSKVEAKHQHPDHSSESNSTSSGGITNKKARVQHSSAQPSLKLQVRREKLGDRITALHQLVSPLERH
- the LOC107762823 gene encoding uncharacterized protein LOC107762823 isoform X4, encoding MAGNPTNNWWSMMMNGSMHPNHESQLFSSSSSSSQHFYGSSNFLADINIPSQDFPRSWSQLLLTGLSGEQEKSGMSHYHQYKKLREKWEEVQSLNSINPSSSCFRVPVVDVKPQVVGQVLYGNYQDLPAASSPANSCVITNLSHDILNFSGNKITSKVEAKHQHPDHSSESNSTSSGGITNKKARVQHSSAQPSLKVRREKLGDRITALHQLVSPLERH
- the LOC107762823 gene encoding uncharacterized protein LOC107762823 isoform X1 translates to MAGNPTNNWWSMMMNGSMHPNHESQLFSSSSSSSQHFYGSSNFLADINIPSQDFPRSWSQLLLTGLSGEQEKSGMSHYHQYKKLREKWEEVQSLNSINPSSSCFRVPVVDVKPQVVGQVLYGNYQDLPAASSPANSCVITNLSHDILNFSGNKITSKVEAKHQHPDHSSESNSTSSGGITNKKARVQHSSAQPSLKLQVRREKLGDRITALHQLVSPLERRSRVQAVETAFFRNARH